Proteins co-encoded in one Capsicum annuum cultivar UCD-10X-F1 chromosome 9, UCD10Xv1.1, whole genome shotgun sequence genomic window:
- the LOC107840969 gene encoding hexokinase-2 isoform X5, whose product MRVQLGGKENRIVKHEVKEVSIPQNVMAGSSSDVLFDFIATALAEFVATEGDDFHLPPGRQRELGFTFSFPVKQLSIASGTLIKWTKGFSIEDVVGQDVVGELTKAMERVDLDVRVAALVNDTVGTLAGGRYNNPDVIAAVILGTGTNAAYVERAHAIPKWHGLLPKSGEMVINMEWGNFHSTHLPVTEYDQNLDAESLNPAEQIYEKMISGMYLGEILRRVLCRMAEEASLFGDYVPQRLKIPFILRTPDMAAMHHDESADLKVVGNKLKDILEVPNSTLKTRKIVVELCDIITSRGAHLSAAGIVGILKKLGIDTLKNGEKHRSVVAVDGALFEHYTKFRNCMEGTIKELLGDAADSIVIELSSDGSGVGAALLAASHSQYLGLDES is encoded by the exons ATGCGTGTGCAGTTGGGTGGGAAAGAAAACCGTATAGTTAAACATGAAGTTAAAGAAGTTTCAATTCCACAGAATGTGATGGCTGGATCATCATCCGAT gtgttatttgattttattgcCACGGCACTTGCAGAATTCGTAGCTACAGAAGGTGATGATTTTCATCTTCCACCCGGTAGACAAAGGGAGTTAGGCTTTACCTTCTCTTTCCCAGTGAAACAATTGTCGATTGCATCAGGAACTCTTATTAAATGGACAAAGGGCTTCTCCATAGAAGATGTG GTTGGCCAAGATGTGGTTGGGGAATTAACAAAAGCAATGGAAAGGGTCGACCTCGATGTGCGTGTGGCTGCTTTA GTCAACGATACTGTTGGAACGTTAGCAGGAGGTCGGTACAATAATCCTGATGTCATTGCTGCCGTAATATTGGGTACTGGAACCAATGCAGCATATGTTGAGCGGGCACACGCGATTCCGAAATGGCATGGCCTGCTGCCGAAATCAGGAGAGATG GTAATCAACATGGAATGGGGTAATTTCCATTCGACACATCTTCCAGTAACAGAATATGACCAAAATCTTGATGCTGAGAGTTTAAACCCCGCGGAACAG ATTTATGAGAAGATGATTTCTGGCATGTATCTCGGAGAAATTTTGCGTAGAGTATTGTGTAGAATGGCTGAAGAAGCTTCATTATTCGGTGATTATGTACCACAGAGACTGAAAATTCCGTTCATATTGAG GACTCCGGACATGGCTGCTATGCATCACGACGAGTCTGCTGATCTCAAGGTGGTTGGCAataagttgaaggatatcttagag GTGCCTAATTCTACCTTGAAAACGAGGAAAATAGTTGTGGAGCTATGCGACATTATCACCTCTCGTGGAGCTCATCTTTCTGCAGCAGGGATCGTGGGGATCCTCAAGAAATTAGGAATAGACACTTTGAAGAACGGAGAGAAGCATAGGTCTGTCGTAGCTGTAGATGGTGCATTGTTCGAGCATTACACAAAGTTCAGAAATTGCATGGAAGGAACTATTAAAGAGTTACTGGGAGACGCCGCTGACAGCATAGTCATTGAGCTCTCGAGCGATGGTTCAGGCGTTGGCGCAGCACTTTTGGCTGCATCTCATTCACAATACCTTGGACTTGACGAATCTTGA
- the LOC107840970 gene encoding receptor-like protein kinase 5 produces the protein MSKIITPKISFSFLIFLLLITHGNSQQNSDQEKAILLNLQKHWSNSPNVTKWDVTLDHCTWPGIRCKNNSVSGIQLTHGNISKPIPKFICYLKNLSFLDLSFNFLPGNFPDIYTCTNLEYLDLSYNYLNGTLPDEINRLSVNLKYLNLTANNFNGDIPKVIGGLRELKVLELAANLFDRSFPEELGDLVNLEKLVLSLNRFAPQGIPSRFTQLKKLKYFWMTEANLVGDIPEGIVNMTSLEYLDLSINRLSGSIPAGLFQLKNLSVVFLYNNRLSGIIPQSVMSMDLDVVDLCNNSLIGRIPEDFGKLMKLTGLSLFYNQLSGEIPMSIGKLPSLVNVKLFGNNLSGEIPPDFGRFSNLEDFQVSENRLVGKLPEGICNNKVLSKMIAFGNNLEGELPVSLGSCDSLKSLRVENNRLSGDIPDGLWRGEKLSTVTMNDNSFTGRLPRRVGSNLSRVDISKNKFSGELPSGMGTWYSLSVFRASNNLLSGQIPQELTVLPQLTQLFLDGNRLTGEFPSNISSWKSLVTLNSNRNQLSGPIPAALGLLPSLIDLDLSSNQFSGDIPAELGNLKLTSLNLSSNRLSGRIPAQLENAAFGRSFLNNPGLCASNPSVGLAACKGENKSDKFPVGLVAALASVAAVTLLVAILYGLFVWRSHRKRKQELVSTWKQTSFHKLDFTESDIISSLTENNVIGSGGSGQVYLVPLRRSGDYVAVKRIWSSQRLDLKHEKQFLAEVQILGTIRHSNIVKLLCFIFNEESRLLVYEYMENRSLDIWLHSKKRLNIASASAPHLLLEWPKRLQIAIGAARGLCYMHHDCSPPIIHRDVKSSNILLDNQFNAKIADFGLARMLLKPGDNTVTAVAGSFGYIAPEYARKTRVTEKIDVYSFGVILLELVTGKEANLGDEDSCLADWAWRHIQKGKPMADALDEDIKETRYWEEIFIVFKLGIFCTSTFPSSRPTMKEVLQILIQCSSNSSPTSGEKKNETEHDVSPLLKNSRREKIEENDGVGFTSLI, from the exons atgtccaaaataataACACCCAAAATCTCATTTTCCTTTCTGATATTCCTGTTGTTGATAACACATGGAAATTCACAGCAAAATTCAGATCAAGAAAAGGCCATTTTACTCAACTTACAAAAACATTGGTCTAATTCACCTAATGTAACCAAATGGGATGTTACATTAGACCATTGTACATGGCCTGGAATTCGTTGTAAAAACAATTCAGTTTCAGGTATTCAACTAACTCATGGTAATatatcaaaaccaattccaaaattCATTTGTTATCTTAAAAATCTCAGTTTTCTTGATTTGAGTTTTAATTTCCTCCCTGGAAATTTCCCTGATATTTACACCTGCACTAATCTTGAATACCTAGACCTGTCTTACAACTACCTGAATGGTACTCTCCCTGATGAGATTAACCGTCTTTCGGTTAATCTTAAGTACCTTAATCTAACTGCTAATAACTTCAATGGTGATATACCTAAAGTTATTGGTGGATTAAGAGagttgaaggttcttgaactcgcTGCGAATTTGTTTGACAGATCTTTTCCTGAAGAGTTAGGTGATTTGGTGAATCTTGAGAAGCTCGTGTTGAGCTTGAACAGGTTTGCTCCACAAGGGATACCGTCGAGGTTCACtcagttgaagaagttgaaatATTTTTGGATGACGGAGGCGAATTTGGTGGGAGATATACCAGAAGGTATTGTTAATATGACAAGTCTTGAGTATTTGGACTTGTCTATTAATAGGTTGAGTGGTAGTATTCCAGCTGGTTTGTTTCAGCTCAAGAATCTGAGTGTTGTGTTTTTGTATAACAACAGATTGTCCGGGATCATTCCGCAATCTGTTATGTCAATGGATTTGGATGTTGTTGATCTGTGTAACAACAGTTTGATTGGGAGGATACCGGAGGACTTTGGGAAGTTGATGAAGTTGACTGGATTGTCGTTGTTTTACAATCAGTTGTCCGGTGAGATACCGATGAGTATTGGGAAGTTACCATCACTGGTGAATGTTAAGTTGTTTGGTAACAATTTATCAGGCGAAATTCCGCCTGATTTTGGTCGATTTTCGAATCTTGAAGACTTTCAAGTTTCAGAAAATCGACTTGTCGGTAAGTTACCTGAGGGGATTTGTAATAACAAGGTGTTATCTAAGATGATTGCTTTTGGGAACAATCTTGAAGGTGAATTGCCAGTTTCACTTGGAAGTTGTGACAGTTTGAAGTCTCTTCGAGTTGAGAATAACCGTCTTTCTGGTGATATACCAGATGGATTGTGGAGAGGAGAGAAGTTGTCGACGGTTACGATGAATGATAACTCGTTCACCGGTCGACTTCCACGTAGAGTGGGATCGAATCTATCGCGAGTTGATATCAGCAAGAACAAATTTTCGGGGGAATTACCAAGTGGAATGGGTACTTGGTACAGTCTAAGTGTGTTCAGGGCAAGTAATAATCTCTTAAGTGGTCAAATCCCTCAAGAATTGACTGTTCTTCCACAACTAACTCAACTTTTTCTTGATGGTAATCGACTTACCGGAGAATTTCCCTCGAATATATCGTCGTGGAAGTCACTTGTCACTTTAAATAGTAACAGAAATCAGTTATCAGGTCCTATTCCTGCTGCACTTGGCCTTTTACCAAGCCTGATTGATTTGGACTTGTCAAGTAATCAATTTTCAGGTGATATTCCAGCTGAATTAGGTAACTTGAAGTTAACTTCACTTAACCTGTCGTCCAATCGCCTGTCGGGTAGAATCCCAGCTCAGTTGGAGAATGCAGCTTTCGGTAGGAGCTTCTTGAATAATCCCGGTCTTTGTGCAAGTAATCCATCGGTAGGACTCGCGGCTTGTAAGGGGGAAAACAAGTCGGACAAGTTTCCGGTTGGACTTGTTGCTGCTCTAGCTAGTGTAGCAGCAGTTACTTTGCTGGTGGCAATTCTATATGGCCTGTTTGTGTGGAGAAGTCACAGAAAAAGAAAGCAAGAATTAGTTTCGACATGGAAACAAACGTCGTTCCATAAGTTAGACTTCACAGAATCAGACATTATATCCAGTCTGACCGAAAACAATGTAATTGGAAGTGGAGGATCAGGACAGGTTTACCTTGTTCCCTTACGTCGATCAGGCGATTATGTTGCTGTAAAGAGGATTTGGAGCAGCCAAAGGTTGGATCTCAAGCACGAGAAACAGTTTCTTGCAGAAGTTCAGATACTAGGCACGATTCGACACTCCAATATAGTAAAACTCCTATGCTTCATCTTCAACGAAGAGTCGAGACTTCTTGTCTACGAATATATGGAGAATAGGAGCTTGGATATATGGCTTCACTCGAAGAAGAGGTTGAACATTGCCTCGGCATCAGCACCACATCTACTCTTGGAATGGCCTAAGAGGCTGCAAATCGCAATAGGAGCTGCTCGCGGTCTTTGCTACATGCACCACGACTGCTCACCGCCTATTATTCATCGTGATGTGAAGTCAAGCAACATCCTATTGGATAATCAATTCAATGCCAAAATCGCAGAttttggccttgccaggatgttACTCAAGCCCGGAGATAACACGGTGACAGCTGTAGCTGGCTCTTTCGGGTACATTGCCCCAg AGTATGCTCGGAAAACTAGAGTGACGGAGAAAATTGATGTGTATAGCTTTGGAGTCATACTTTTGGAACTGGTGACCGGAAAAGAAGCCAATCTCGGAGATGAAGATTCATGTCTTGCAGACTGGGCGTGGCGCCACATTCAAAAAGGAAAACCTATGGCTGACGCGTTGGATGAGGACATCAAAGAAACGCGATACTGGGAAGAAATCTTCATTGTGTTTAAGCTCGGAATCTTTTGCACCAGCACATTCCCTTCATCAAGGCCTACAATGAAGGAAGTTCTGCAAATCTTGATCCAATGTAGCAGCAACAGTTCACCTACATCtggagaaaagaaaaatgaaaccgAACATGATGTTTCGCCACTCCTCAAAAATTCAAGGAGGGAGAAGATCGAAGAAAATGACGGTGTTGGTTTTACATCACTCATTTGA
- the LOC107840969 gene encoding hexokinase-2 isoform X4: MHLCKQKRTTSHRRDEQGLFYALDLGGTNFRVMRVQLGGKENRIVKHEVKEVSIPQNVMAGSSSDVLFDFIATALAEFVATEGDDFHLPPGRQRELGFTFSFPVKQLSIASGTLIKWTKGFSIEDVVGQDVVGELTKAMERVDLDVRVAALVNDTVGTLAGGRYNNPDVIAAVILGTGTNAAYVERAHAIPKWHGLLPKSGEMVINMEWGNFHSTHLPVTEYDQNLDAESLNPAEQIYEKMISGMYLGEILRRVLCRMAEEASLFGDYVPQRLKIPFILRTPDMAAMHHDESADLKVVGNKLKDILEVPNSTLKTRKIVVELCDIITSRGAHLSAAGIVGILKKLGIDTLKNGEKHRSVVAVDGALFEHYTKFRNCMEGTIKELLGDAADSIVIELSSDGSGVGAALLAASHSQYLGLDES, from the exons GGACGAACAAGGTCTGTTTTATGCATTGGATCTAGGCGGTACAAACTTCCGTGTGATGCGTGTGCAGTTGGGTGGGAAAGAAAACCGTATAGTTAAACATGAAGTTAAAGAAGTTTCAATTCCACAGAATGTGATGGCTGGATCATCATCCGAT gtgttatttgattttattgcCACGGCACTTGCAGAATTCGTAGCTACAGAAGGTGATGATTTTCATCTTCCACCCGGTAGACAAAGGGAGTTAGGCTTTACCTTCTCTTTCCCAGTGAAACAATTGTCGATTGCATCAGGAACTCTTATTAAATGGACAAAGGGCTTCTCCATAGAAGATGTG GTTGGCCAAGATGTGGTTGGGGAATTAACAAAAGCAATGGAAAGGGTCGACCTCGATGTGCGTGTGGCTGCTTTA GTCAACGATACTGTTGGAACGTTAGCAGGAGGTCGGTACAATAATCCTGATGTCATTGCTGCCGTAATATTGGGTACTGGAACCAATGCAGCATATGTTGAGCGGGCACACGCGATTCCGAAATGGCATGGCCTGCTGCCGAAATCAGGAGAGATG GTAATCAACATGGAATGGGGTAATTTCCATTCGACACATCTTCCAGTAACAGAATATGACCAAAATCTTGATGCTGAGAGTTTAAACCCCGCGGAACAG ATTTATGAGAAGATGATTTCTGGCATGTATCTCGGAGAAATTTTGCGTAGAGTATTGTGTAGAATGGCTGAAGAAGCTTCATTATTCGGTGATTATGTACCACAGAGACTGAAAATTCCGTTCATATTGAG GACTCCGGACATGGCTGCTATGCATCACGACGAGTCTGCTGATCTCAAGGTGGTTGGCAataagttgaaggatatcttagag GTGCCTAATTCTACCTTGAAAACGAGGAAAATAGTTGTGGAGCTATGCGACATTATCACCTCTCGTGGAGCTCATCTTTCTGCAGCAGGGATCGTGGGGATCCTCAAGAAATTAGGAATAGACACTTTGAAGAACGGAGAGAAGCATAGGTCTGTCGTAGCTGTAGATGGTGCATTGTTCGAGCATTACACAAAGTTCAGAAATTGCATGGAAGGAACTATTAAAGAGTTACTGGGAGACGCCGCTGACAGCATAGTCATTGAGCTCTCGAGCGATGGTTCAGGCGTTGGCGCAGCACTTTTGGCTGCATCTCATTCACAATACCTTGGACTTGACGAATCTTGA